One region of Vibrio cidicii genomic DNA includes:
- a CDS encoding outer membrane beta-barrel protein: MSYKYAFAGLLSVLSLAAHATPNKHVIGGNLGYGDASYSTKIGDQDGDMYLGDIYYRYMFNEYFGIEPGLKGAFMGITSAVISPLSEVKSVAYGGERVSGYASYPLGAGFELYGKGGLTYYTLSYTLKVSGESKDYKESSLGGEAAAGVAWAYKHFGLNLEYNYAKNSDFSSGGVMVGAQVRF, encoded by the coding sequence ATGTCTTACAAATACGCTTTCGCTGGTTTGCTGTCTGTCCTTTCCTTAGCGGCGCACGCTACGCCCAACAAACACGTGATTGGCGGCAATTTAGGCTATGGTGACGCAAGTTATAGCACCAAAATCGGTGATCAAGACGGCGACATGTATCTGGGCGATATCTACTACCGTTATATGTTCAATGAGTACTTTGGCATCGAGCCTGGTTTGAAAGGGGCGTTTATGGGCATCACCTCTGCCGTAATCAGCCCATTAAGTGAAGTTAAATCTGTCGCTTATGGTGGCGAGAGAGTGAGTGGCTACGCCAGTTATCCACTGGGAGCCGGTTTTGAGCTTTACGGAAAAGGCGGCCTCACTTACTACACGCTCAGCTACACACTGAAAGTCAGTGGCGAGAGCAAAGATTACAAAGAATCAAGCCTTGGTGGTGAAGCAGCGGCAGGTGTCGCTTGGGCCTACAAACACTTCGGTTTGAATCTCGAATACAACTACGCCAAAAACAGCGACTTCTCTTCTGGCGGAGTGATGGTCGGCGCGCAAGTACGCTTTTAA
- a CDS encoding L-serine ammonia-lyase, with amino-acid sequence MLSIFDIFKIGVGPSSSHTNGPMIAGYQFTQLLGEDLAKVHRVQVDLYGSLSLTGRGHHTDRAVILGLLGNRPDTIRMTSANLALHQAINEGQLSLSGERFITFHFASDILFHRDNLPLHENGMTISAFDSQGERIAFETYYSIGGGFIATADELLNGKKEQGVAVDFPFKNAEEMLELAEKNGLSLGGMILRNEQAFHDMTTIDAKAEQIWKVMSLCMKRGFDTEGILEGGLNVTRRAPNLLKKLEANAAIENDPMEIMDWINLFAFAVSEENAAGGQVVTSPTNGAAGVIPAVLMYYHKFIKELDTKQLKDFLAVSGAIGILYKTNASISGAEVGCQGEIGVSSSMAAAGLTALRGGSNEQICIAAEIAMEHSLGMTCDPIGGLVQVPCIERNAMGAMKAINASRMALKRTSKCLISLDKVIDTMYQTGKDMNKKYRETSLGGLALIHMAPPCE; translated from the coding sequence ATGCTGTCAATTTTCGATATCTTCAAAATCGGCGTCGGGCCTTCAAGTTCTCACACTAATGGCCCTATGATTGCCGGGTATCAGTTTACCCAATTGTTGGGCGAGGATCTTGCCAAAGTTCATCGCGTTCAGGTGGATCTCTACGGTTCGCTATCACTGACCGGCCGCGGTCACCACACCGACAGAGCGGTGATTCTTGGTTTGCTGGGCAATCGGCCAGACACCATTCGTATGACCAGCGCCAACCTCGCGCTGCATCAAGCGATTAATGAGGGGCAGCTTTCACTCAGCGGTGAACGTTTTATCACCTTCCATTTTGCCAGCGACATTCTATTTCATCGCGACAACTTGCCGTTACACGAAAATGGCATGACCATCAGTGCCTTTGACTCGCAGGGTGAGCGGATTGCCTTCGAAACTTACTATTCGATTGGCGGCGGATTTATTGCCACCGCCGATGAACTCCTCAATGGCAAGAAAGAACAAGGTGTCGCTGTCGATTTTCCGTTTAAAAATGCAGAGGAGATGCTCGAACTGGCGGAGAAAAATGGCCTGAGTCTCGGCGGAATGATCCTACGTAATGAGCAAGCGTTCCATGATATGACCACCATTGATGCCAAAGCAGAGCAGATCTGGAAGGTAATGAGTTTGTGCATGAAACGCGGCTTTGACACCGAAGGCATTTTGGAGGGGGGATTGAACGTCACGCGCCGTGCCCCAAACTTGCTGAAAAAGCTTGAAGCCAATGCCGCGATTGAAAATGACCCGATGGAAATCATGGACTGGATCAACTTGTTTGCCTTCGCGGTCAGCGAGGAGAATGCGGCAGGTGGTCAAGTGGTGACCTCCCCGACCAATGGTGCGGCTGGCGTTATCCCTGCTGTTCTGATGTATTACCATAAATTCATCAAAGAGTTAGATACGAAGCAGCTCAAAGATTTTCTCGCCGTTTCTGGCGCCATTGGCATCTTGTACAAAACTAACGCTTCCATCTCCGGAGCAGAAGTCGGCTGCCAAGGCGAAATCGGTGTCTCTTCTTCGATGGCTGCGGCCGGGTTAACCGCGCTACGCGGTGGCAGTAACGAGCAAATCTGCATTGCCGCCGAAATCGCCATGGAGCACTCACTCGGCATGACCTGCGATCCGATAGGTGGCTTAGTGCAAGTACCCTGTATCGAACGTAATGCCATGGGCGCGATGAAAGCGATCAACGCCTCACGCATGGCTCTAAAACGCACCAGCAAATGCCTAATATCATTAGATAAAGTTATTGATACCATGTACCAAACTGGCAAAGACATGAACAAAAAGTATCGGGAGACTTCACTCGGTGGATTGGCGTTAATCCACATGGCGCCACCATGCGAATAA
- a CDS encoding YdcF family protein, producing MKKSRAREKMNANHVVIVLGKRLFANQLTEEGRSRVEALVAALSEGALDEQCLIAFCGGVTQGQTRSEASAMLEHFTLLCQQQGLTVAPQRILLEEQSTSTVENILKVSRVLIESGVCQRGSQLNVTFVSNDYHLQRIFEIQQSMDEQGLLRVLRERCAALGAEFAISYCLQDHLSVPYPHHGPQAELFLLIDELTPYRVYLEGVARGVFQRPLAEVRALPLQSATRALTRIGAIIAQRAEYAALNFDFARLQGWIGDTPPEANIESVKAIARVFNQQLISLNRQLDPEQTPIFCLN from the coding sequence ATGAAAAAATCCAGAGCCAGAGAAAAGATGAACGCAAACCACGTGGTGATAGTCCTCGGTAAGAGACTGTTTGCTAACCAATTAACCGAAGAAGGGCGCAGTCGCGTCGAGGCGCTGGTGGCTGCGCTGAGCGAAGGAGCGCTAGACGAACAGTGCCTGATCGCTTTTTGTGGTGGCGTGACTCAAGGGCAAACTCGCTCAGAAGCGAGCGCGATGCTTGAGCACTTCACTCTTCTTTGCCAGCAACAAGGGTTGACTGTTGCGCCTCAGCGAATTCTTTTAGAGGAGCAATCAACCAGCACGGTAGAAAATATTCTGAAAGTTTCGCGAGTGCTGATCGAAAGTGGTGTTTGTCAGCGGGGTAGTCAGTTGAACGTGACGTTTGTCTCGAACGATTACCACTTGCAGCGCATCTTTGAGATCCAGCAATCGATGGACGAACAAGGTCTGCTGCGCGTTTTGCGAGAACGCTGCGCGGCGCTTGGTGCTGAGTTCGCCATTAGCTATTGCTTGCAAGATCATCTGAGTGTGCCATATCCGCATCATGGCCCGCAGGCGGAGCTGTTTTTGTTGATCGACGAGTTAACGCCCTATCGGGTCTATTTGGAAGGGGTGGCACGTGGCGTTTTCCAGCGGCCGCTTGCCGAGGTAAGAGCGCTACCATTGCAAAGCGCGACGCGTGCCTTGACGCGGATTGGGGCGATCATTGCACAGCGCGCCGAGTACGCTGCGCTAAACTTTGACTTTGCGCGTTTGCAGGGCTGGATTGGTGATACACCACCTGAGGCAAATATTGAGTCGGTAAAAGCAATTGCTCGCGTGTTCAACCAACAGCTTATCTCGCTCAACCGCCAGCTCGATCCGGAACAAACCCCAATCTTTTGCCTCAATTAA
- a CDS encoding hemolysin family protein — protein MSLFENFSIIIALILTSCFFSMSEIALAAARKIRLRQLAEEGDERATLVLALQSNPGNFFTVVQIGLNAVAIMGGIVGESAFTPHIKTLLESWLPAAWVNQLSFFCSFILVTSLFILFADLMPKRIAMVMPEKIAMTLVRPMLICISLLKPFVWIFNGLANTIFRLFSVPAERNDDITSDDIYAVMDAGAEAGVLDRGEQKMMESVFEMQSVPVTSAMTPRESLTYLSMKDDEEVLKKKISEDPHHKFLVCDDQLDAIKGYIDSKELLTRLINGQPLNLKEGSMVQSCPIIPDTLSLSEALEYFKNSRVDFAVIMNEYALVLGIVTFNDLQSAVMGTWVLAEGEEQIVARDHNSWLVDGVTPITDVMRALNIDEFPHPQNYETIAGFMMYMLRKIPRRTDSIIYSGYKFEVVDIDNYKVDQLLVTRVEVN, from the coding sequence ATGAGTTTATTTGAGAACTTCTCAATCATCATTGCGCTGATACTCACCAGCTGCTTCTTTTCTATGTCTGAAATCGCCTTGGCTGCGGCGAGAAAAATTCGCCTCCGTCAACTTGCTGAAGAGGGAGACGAACGTGCCACTCTCGTGCTGGCTTTACAGAGCAATCCCGGCAACTTCTTCACCGTGGTACAAATTGGCCTAAATGCGGTTGCCATTATGGGCGGTATTGTCGGTGAATCGGCCTTTACTCCGCATATCAAAACACTCTTGGAAAGCTGGCTGCCTGCCGCTTGGGTTAACCAGTTAAGCTTTTTCTGCTCTTTTATTTTGGTCACTAGCTTATTCATTCTATTTGCGGATTTGATGCCGAAACGTATCGCCATGGTAATGCCGGAAAAAATTGCTATGACATTGGTTCGACCTATGCTGATCTGCATTTCACTGCTAAAACCTTTTGTATGGATCTTCAACGGCTTGGCCAACACCATTTTCCGCCTCTTTAGCGTGCCTGCTGAGCGCAACGACGATATTACCTCGGACGATATCTACGCGGTAATGGATGCGGGAGCCGAAGCGGGCGTGCTCGATCGCGGCGAGCAGAAGATGATGGAGAGCGTGTTTGAGATGCAATCGGTCCCGGTGACGTCGGCGATGACGCCTCGTGAAAGCCTGACCTATCTGTCGATGAAAGATGATGAAGAGGTGTTGAAGAAGAAGATTTCCGAAGACCCGCACCATAAGTTTTTGGTCTGCGATGATCAGTTGGACGCGATCAAAGGTTACATCGACTCGAAAGAGCTACTAACGCGCCTGATTAACGGCCAGCCACTTAACCTAAAAGAAGGTAGCATGGTGCAAAGCTGTCCAATCATCCCGGATACGCTGAGCCTTTCTGAAGCACTGGAGTACTTTAAAAACAGCCGCGTCGATTTTGCGGTGATCATGAACGAGTACGCGTTGGTGCTGGGGATCGTCACGTTTAACGATTTGCAAAGCGCCGTAATGGGCACTTGGGTATTGGCCGAGGGGGAAGAGCAAATCGTCGCCCGCGACCACAACTCTTGGCTGGTGGATGGTGTCACCCCCATCACCGACGTGATGCGCGCGCTCAACATTGATGAATTTCCTCACCCGCAAAACTACGAAACCATCGCTGGTTTTATGATGTATATGCTGCGCAAGATCCCGCGCCGCACCGACTCCATCATCTACTCAGGATACAAGTTTGAAGTGGTCGACATCGACAACTACAAAGTTGACCAGCTATTGGTCACTCGGGTTGAAGTCAACTGA
- a CDS encoding exopolyphosphatase produces the protein MSQQKFRLVTRSDFDGLVCAVLLKQQDLIDEIKFVHPKDMQDGLIDITANDIVTNLPYVAEAHLVFDHHLSETIRNRGERANHIIDPNAPSAARVVWDYYGGTSVFPQEWLEMMEAVDKGDSAQFSRDEVLDSQGWNLLNFLMDARTGLGRFREFRISNYNLMMDLIEYCKHHTIEQILELPDVKERIDLYREHEVMFKEQIQRCATVYDNLVLLDLTGEETIYAGNRFIIYALFPQCNISIHKMWGFQKQNIVFATGKSIFDRSSKTNIGALMLNYGGGGHHAAGTCQIKVEDAERVQAELIAQINRDG, from the coding sequence ATGTCACAACAAAAATTCCGACTGGTAACGCGCAGTGATTTCGACGGTCTGGTTTGCGCTGTGTTGCTCAAGCAGCAAGATTTGATCGATGAGATAAAGTTCGTGCACCCGAAAGACATGCAAGACGGGCTGATTGATATTACGGCAAACGACATTGTGACCAACTTGCCTTACGTCGCGGAAGCGCACTTGGTGTTTGACCATCACCTATCCGAGACGATTCGTAACCGTGGCGAGCGCGCAAACCACATCATCGACCCTAATGCGCCTTCGGCGGCGCGAGTGGTGTGGGATTACTACGGCGGCACATCGGTTTTCCCGCAAGAGTGGCTGGAAATGATGGAAGCGGTAGATAAAGGCGACTCTGCGCAGTTTTCCCGCGATGAAGTGCTTGATTCCCAAGGGTGGAATTTACTTAACTTTTTGATGGACGCGCGCACCGGATTAGGCCGTTTTCGCGAGTTTCGCATCTCAAACTATAACTTGATGATGGATCTGATCGAGTACTGCAAACATCACACCATAGAGCAGATTCTGGAGCTGCCGGACGTCAAAGAGCGTATTGATCTCTATCGTGAGCATGAAGTGATGTTTAAAGAGCAGATCCAGCGCTGCGCCACGGTGTATGACAACTTGGTACTGCTCGATTTGACTGGTGAAGAGACCATTTACGCCGGCAACCGCTTCATCATTTACGCTCTGTTTCCGCAATGTAACATTTCAATCCACAAGATGTGGGGCTTCCAAAAGCAGAACATCGTGTTTGCCACCGGTAAGTCGATTTTTGATCGCAGCTCAAAAACCAACATTGGCGCATTGATGCTCAACTATGGCGGCGGTGGCCACCACGCAGCGGGTACCTGCCAAATTAAAGTGGAAGATGCCGAGCGTGTCCAAGCGGAGTTGATTGCTCAGATCAATCGAGACGGATAG
- a CDS encoding NUDIX hydrolase codes for MRHLKTAVHPEIDHLDDKIIFKRNAARAICLDGEDILLLYTERYHDYTIPGGGLDEGEDVIAGMIRELQEETGATNIHNIKPFGIYEEFRPWYKGEANVMHMHSYCYTCNIDRELGETRFEQYEINNGMRPTWINIHQAIAHNEQTMAQSSKKGLSIERETFLLRLIAKELL; via the coding sequence ATGAGACATCTGAAAACCGCCGTCCATCCGGAAATCGATCATCTGGACGATAAAATCATTTTCAAGCGTAACGCCGCCCGAGCGATTTGCCTGGATGGTGAGGACATTCTATTGCTCTACACCGAGCGTTATCATGACTATACCATTCCCGGTGGCGGTTTGGACGAAGGGGAAGATGTGATTGCTGGGATGATCCGCGAGCTGCAAGAAGAGACAGGTGCGACGAATATTCATAACATCAAGCCATTTGGTATCTATGAAGAGTTTCGCCCTTGGTATAAAGGAGAGGCGAATGTGATGCACATGCACTCGTATTGTTATACCTGCAACATAGACCGAGAACTCGGTGAGACGCGCTTTGAGCAGTATGAGATCAACAACGGTATGCGACCAACGTGGATCAATATTCATCAGGCGATTGCGCATAATGAGCAAACTATGGCGCAGAGTTCGAAAAAGGGCTTAAGCATCGAGCGAGAGACCTTTTTGCTACGCTTGATCGCCAAAGAGTTGCTCTAA
- a CDS encoding peptide MFS transporter — protein MWNKLNKSMMFCQMMFGLSFYGVMVILTRFFLEELNYSEADTMMVVGAFSAIGPLFAIAGGFIADKFLGAYRALTIAYFGFASGYTLLVLGAATQNVPMALSGIALASYSRGLMSPSYPSLYKRTFSSQEDFENGYPVNYSVNNIGAFLGQYLFPMFVLVIGFHGSFMLSAVLAASAVITLVVMHKGLRDVAAEIDQQPVSSKHWAAFLALSAGMIGLVFFMFSNMAVGQNIVYAIGAAAIVYFISLMLKSDKSDALKMGTILIITFLTTCFFVYYGQMMTSMNMVAINTMRGDLFGFIPVAPEAAMAMNPLWCMVAGPVIALLFSNLEKRNINFSTATKVGFSFILTAIAFGILTLAVTTVGEDVLIRPEIFLAIHFFQAFAEVIVGSMVVAFILSVAPKHIENFSVSLFSVAIALSGIVGAVFSTSIALEKGQAITQEIVHTVYGDYFQLLTVLAVVMVGVALGASLVIRKMLQAAEAKQTPAESIELEAHS, from the coding sequence ATGTGGAATAAACTAAATAAATCCATGATGTTCTGCCAAATGATGTTTGGCTTATCTTTCTACGGCGTGATGGTCATCCTGACCCGATTTTTTCTCGAAGAGCTAAATTACAGCGAAGCGGACACCATGATGGTGGTCGGTGCTTTTTCCGCCATCGGGCCGCTGTTTGCCATTGCTGGCGGCTTTATCGCCGACAAGTTCCTCGGTGCTTATCGGGCTCTGACTATCGCTTATTTTGGCTTCGCCAGTGGCTACACCTTGTTGGTACTCGGCGCCGCAACGCAAAACGTACCGATGGCACTCAGCGGTATCGCTTTGGCGAGCTATTCACGCGGTTTGATGTCTCCTTCCTACCCCAGTTTGTATAAGCGCACTTTTAGCTCTCAGGAAGACTTTGAAAACGGCTACCCGGTGAACTACTCAGTCAACAACATTGGTGCCTTCCTCGGTCAATACCTGTTCCCGATGTTTGTGTTGGTCATTGGCTTTCACGGCAGCTTTATGCTCTCTGCGGTGTTGGCCGCTTCTGCCGTGATCACTTTGGTGGTGATGCATAAAGGGCTGCGTGATGTAGCAGCAGAAATCGACCAGCAACCCGTCAGCAGCAAACACTGGGCAGCTTTTCTTGCCCTATCTGCTGGCATGATTGGCTTGGTGTTCTTCATGTTCTCCAACATGGCGGTAGGCCAGAATATCGTTTACGCCATCGGCGCTGCGGCCATTGTCTATTTCATATCCCTGATGTTGAAATCGGACAAAAGCGATGCATTGAAGATGGGTACGATCCTCATCATCACGTTCCTCACTACCTGCTTCTTTGTTTACTACGGCCAAATGATGACCTCGATGAACATGGTGGCGATCAACACCATGCGTGGCGATCTGTTTGGCTTTATTCCGGTTGCACCAGAAGCGGCCATGGCAATGAACCCACTTTGGTGTATGGTGGCTGGCCCTGTGATTGCGCTGCTGTTTTCCAATCTTGAGAAGCGTAACATCAACTTCTCCACAGCAACCAAAGTTGGCTTCTCGTTTATTCTCACCGCGATTGCCTTTGGCATTCTGACTTTGGCCGTGACCACTGTCGGTGAAGATGTGCTGATCCGCCCTGAAATTTTCTTAGCCATTCACTTCTTCCAAGCTTTTGCTGAGGTGATTGTCGGTTCAATGGTGGTCGCCTTTATCCTTTCGGTTGCGCCGAAACACATAGAAAACTTCTCCGTCAGTCTCTTCTCAGTGGCGATTGCGCTGAGCGGCATTGTTGGTGCGGTGTTCTCCACCTCAATAGCACTGGAGAAGGGCCAAGCCATTACCCAAGAAATTGTGCACACTGTGTATGGCGACTACTTCCAGTTACTCACCGTATTGGCCGTCGTGATGGTCGGTGTGGCGCTTGGCGCGTCTCTGGTGATTCGCAAAATGTTACAAGCGGCAGAAGCTAAGCAAACCCCAGCAGAAAGTATTGAACTGGAAGCACATAGCTGA
- a CDS encoding Na+/H+ antiporter subunit E: MIYLFLNLFLAMAWMLLNGDYSSLQFLLGFVVGFWALRLSQPFGLKTTYFRRFRAITTLILYFIYEMIVSVARVAWDVVTPKHLSDPDIVYVPLDARSDLEITLLANMVSLTPGTLSLDVSEDRQYLIVHAMFAPEHQAVINDIKNGLEKRILEVTRG; encoded by the coding sequence ATGATTTATCTCTTCCTCAACCTCTTTCTTGCCATGGCGTGGATGCTGCTCAATGGTGACTACTCCAGCTTGCAATTCTTATTGGGATTCGTGGTGGGGTTTTGGGCATTGCGCCTCAGCCAGCCATTTGGCTTAAAAACCACTTACTTTCGCCGTTTTAGAGCCATCACCACTTTAATTCTCTATTTCATCTACGAGATGATCGTCTCCGTCGCACGAGTCGCATGGGATGTCGTGACACCAAAGCATCTGAGCGATCCTGATATTGTCTACGTGCCATTAGATGCCCGCAGCGATCTTGAGATTACCCTTTTGGCCAACATGGTTTCGCTCACTCCCGGTACTTTAAGTCTCGATGTTAGCGAAGATAGACAATATTTGATCGTTCACGCAATGTTTGCACCAGAGCATCAAGCGGTGATCAACGACATCAAAAATGGTCTTGAAAAACGGATACTGGAGGTCACTCGTGGATAA
- a CDS encoding TonB-dependent receptor, translating into MKPHFPISCKVSLISLAVFHSLVLHASEQTDESVEVLGVRYAKPITVAKPAETIVDSDQIEEQQYANFAELVGSVPGATLDGGARSGGERINIRGFSDPSDIAVYVDGAPIGFQQYRYGTFFFDPFLIGETEVIKGAHDYQALNGKFGGVIRIKTKTVDDLLEVGQNLGARVSTGYNTNGNESSQTLSFYGRSDTGLYFLANGSLKDSQDVQVGGGETVDYSAFEQDNLLLKVGYLSNHHQLNVITTRYRDEGRKPWANRRGKMPDISDYNIKKYGSLEAAQYANTAYNTYQDNTTTLSYRYMPSNPYLDLTLTAARSKNERHWVRPDIAFEKMFVSVGNYGHESWLSYQRDYVDLSNRASFRDHDLVMGMQYEKTDRQSLVYNESYKSKAEKNYGWYTPYFEPSGEQSIYAVYVADHYRLSDALQIIPSLRYEYIESQGKGNAAPDYNDPDAGHDYSKTTHKGFSPRLEINYQASPSTLLNFSYAYALKAPTIDDLYSVQFAKASAPASARDLDVSRVHAYQGSLIQIDEDLFGDNSALATELTIFFNDISNNVGNRQGVNLDKESNALQSWNTNLDGYKIYGFELISQLRWHDFYSDFSASYARGKNKGSLKDSTGADEDRPNVPPLNINLGLGYEWMEGLRTGWKVRWYDVQNKTEPGNMLSNLPSDQYTLQDAYLNWDVKQVPGLRTGVVVKNLTDRYYEPYLMNGVPALGREIKLHLSYKY; encoded by the coding sequence ATGAAACCTCATTTTCCAATTTCTTGTAAAGTAAGCCTAATCTCTTTAGCGGTATTCCACAGTCTCGTTCTGCATGCCAGTGAACAAACTGATGAATCAGTGGAAGTACTAGGGGTGCGTTACGCCAAACCCATCACTGTCGCCAAGCCAGCAGAAACCATCGTCGATTCTGATCAGATTGAAGAGCAGCAGTACGCTAACTTTGCTGAGCTAGTTGGCTCGGTCCCCGGTGCGACGCTGGATGGCGGAGCGCGTTCTGGTGGCGAACGGATCAACATTCGCGGTTTCAGCGATCCAAGTGACATCGCTGTTTACGTTGACGGCGCACCGATCGGTTTTCAGCAGTATCGCTATGGCACCTTTTTCTTTGACCCATTCTTGATCGGAGAAACCGAAGTCATCAAAGGGGCACATGATTACCAAGCGTTGAACGGCAAATTTGGCGGCGTGATCCGCATCAAAACCAAAACGGTTGATGATCTTCTAGAGGTTGGGCAAAACTTGGGCGCGCGCGTTTCCACAGGTTACAACACCAATGGTAATGAGAGTAGCCAAACCTTAAGCTTTTACGGGCGCAGTGACACAGGGCTTTACTTCTTAGCCAATGGCTCACTCAAAGATTCGCAAGATGTGCAAGTCGGCGGCGGCGAAACAGTCGATTACTCGGCGTTTGAGCAAGATAACTTGCTGTTGAAAGTCGGTTATCTAAGCAATCATCACCAGTTGAACGTGATCACCACACGTTATCGTGATGAAGGACGCAAGCCTTGGGCGAACCGCCGCGGAAAAATGCCGGATATCTCCGACTACAACATCAAAAAATATGGTTCGCTTGAAGCGGCGCAGTACGCCAATACGGCATACAACACTTATCAAGACAACACCACCACCTTGTCTTATCGCTACATGCCCTCCAATCCGTACCTCGATCTTACCTTGACTGCGGCGCGTTCCAAAAACGAACGGCACTGGGTTCGCCCGGATATCGCTTTTGAAAAAATGTTTGTGTCGGTTGGCAATTACGGGCACGAATCATGGCTCAGTTACCAACGTGACTACGTCGATTTGTCCAACCGCGCGAGTTTTCGTGACCACGATCTGGTGATGGGGATGCAATACGAAAAAACCGATCGTCAGTCGCTGGTGTACAACGAGTCGTACAAAAGCAAAGCGGAGAAAAACTACGGTTGGTATACGCCCTATTTTGAACCGTCGGGCGAGCAATCGATTTATGCCGTGTATGTGGCGGATCACTATCGCCTGAGTGATGCGCTGCAGATTATTCCGTCACTGCGCTACGAGTACATCGAAAGCCAAGGGAAAGGCAACGCGGCGCCCGATTACAATGACCCTGATGCAGGGCATGATTATAGCAAAACCACACATAAGGGCTTTAGTCCACGTTTAGAAATCAACTACCAGGCGAGCCCAAGTACGCTGCTCAATTTCTCTTACGCGTACGCACTTAAAGCGCCTACGATTGACGATCTCTATTCGGTGCAGTTTGCCAAGGCCAGCGCTCCCGCCTCTGCGCGAGATTTAGACGTGTCGCGCGTGCATGCTTATCAGGGCAGTCTCATTCAGATTGATGAGGATTTGTTTGGCGACAATAGTGCACTGGCCACAGAGCTGACGATTTTTTTCAACGACATCAGCAACAACGTTGGTAACCGACAGGGAGTCAACTTGGATAAAGAGAGTAACGCGCTGCAAAGTTGGAATACCAATCTTGATGGTTACAAAATTTATGGTTTCGAGCTGATTTCGCAACTTCGTTGGCACGATTTCTATTCCGATTTCTCCGCCAGTTATGCTCGCGGCAAAAACAAAGGCAGCTTGAAAGATTCGACGGGAGCCGATGAGGATCGCCCAAACGTACCACCGCTTAACATCAACCTCGGCCTTGGTTATGAGTGGATGGAAGGGTTACGCACCGGCTGGAAGGTACGTTGGTACGATGTTCAGAACAAAACCGAACCTGGCAATATGCTGTCAAATCTGCCGAGCGATCAATACACGCTGCAAGACGCTTATCTTAACTGGGATGTCAAACAAGTACCGGGGCTGCGCACCGGAGTTGTAGTGAAGAATCTTACGGATCGCTACTACGAACCCTATTTGATGAACGGGGTGCCAGCGCTCGGACGAGAAATCAAGCTGCACCTTAGCTACAAATATTAA
- a CDS encoding cation:proton antiporter, producing MDNSLPLAIHFAYLGLLLSLAMAFIRLVLGPSLADRVVALDLISFITIGFIVVYSLDSGQQTLLDIALTLGLVAFLGTIAFARFIAKRKGEL from the coding sequence GTGGATAATTCATTACCACTGGCGATTCACTTCGCCTATCTAGGGCTTTTGCTTAGCTTGGCAATGGCGTTTATCCGCTTAGTGTTAGGCCCATCGCTCGCCGATCGCGTGGTGGCTCTCGATTTAATTTCCTTTATCACCATAGGCTTTATTGTCGTTTATAGCTTAGACAGTGGTCAGCAAACGCTATTGGATATTGCCTTAACCCTAGGCTTAGTGGCTTTCCTTGGCACCATAGCATTTGCACGATTTATCGCTAAACGAAAAGGAGAACTTTAA